A window of the Arachis duranensis cultivar V14167 chromosome 5, aradu.V14167.gnm2.J7QH, whole genome shotgun sequence genome harbors these coding sequences:
- the LOC107489061 gene encoding uncharacterized protein LOC107489061 isoform X1: MNSANSPLVLPFLFFLVTSFFHDSLFRASAQKTDWINKENQNGNEFGERRGRVLMSFKEKPSGSNVTFECTPSGPCVPCLYSEKLFWGLQGDEKYRCGETGYRIPFKCLEIKDTIKGKEKINPREGRSLFEFSNNIETSDELSHVSGEFTTTQSQRHLLDDSSASDNKSHAYITYRSCIPPASGEKLSVLNFEAIMLFLLAISGSFIYLRKKKAVSVSGYTAVRSQTNSRF; the protein is encoded by the exons ATGAATTCTGCAAATTCACCATTGGTTCTTCCattcctcttcttcctcgtcaCCTCTTTCTTCCATGATTCTCTCTTTCGCGCCTCAGCGCAGAAAAC GGATTGGATCAACAAAGAGAATCAAAATGGGAATGAGTTTGGGGAGCGAAGAGGTAGAGTTCTAATGAGCTTCAAAGAAAAGCCCTCAGGAAGTAACGTTACCTTTGAATGCACTCCTTCTGGTCCCTGCGTTCCATGCCTCTACTCCGAAAAG CTCTTTTGGGGATTGCAGGGTGATGAGAAATATCGTTGCGGTGAAACTGGCTACCGTATTCCATTCAAATGCTTAGAAATCAAAGACACAATTAagggaaaagagaaaataaatccTCGTGAAGGGCGGTCTTTGTTTGAATTCTCCAACAATATCGAAACGTCAGACGAACTGTCACATGTTTCTGGAGAGTTTACTACTACGCAATCACAGAGACATTTGCTAGATGATTCGTCGGCTTCAGATAATAAATCACATGCTTACATCACTTATAGAAGCTGTATACCCCCAGCTAGTGGAGAGAAGTTGTCAGTTCTAAATTTTGAG GCGATCATGCTTTTTTTATTGGCCATTAGTGGATCATTCATATACCTGAGAAAGAAGAAGGCGGTTTCTGTTTCTGGCTATACAGCTGTAAGGTCTCAAACAAACTCGCGCTTTTGA
- the LOC107489060 gene encoding serine/threonine-protein phosphatase PP2A-2 catalytic subunit — MPSNADLDRQIEQLMECKPLGEAEVKALCDQARAILVEEWNVQPVKCPVTVCGDIHGQFYDLIELFRIGGSAPDTNYLFMGDYVDRGYYSVETVTLLVILKVRYRDRITILRGNHESRQITQVYGFYDECLRKYGNANVWKYFTDLFDYLPLTALIESQIFCLHGGLSPSLDTLDNIRALDRIQEVPHEGPMCDLLWSDPDDRCGWGISPRGAGYTFGQDIAAQFNHTNGLSLISRAHQLVMEGYNWCQEKNVVTVFSAPNYCYRCGNMAAILEIGENMDQNFLQFDPAPRQIEPDTTRKTPDYFL, encoded by the exons aTGCCGTCGAACGCGGATCTGGACCGGCAGATAGAGCAGCTGATGGAGTGCAAACCGCTGGGGGAGGCGGAGGTGAAGGCACTATGCGATCAGGCGAGGGCGATTCTTGTGGAGGAGTGGAACGTGCAGCCGGTGAAGTGTCCCGTTACGGTTTGCGGTGACATCCATGGCCAGTTCTACGATCTCATCGAGCTGTTCCGGATAGGAGGCAGCGCTCCTGACACTAATTATCTTTTCATGGGCGACTATGTAG ATCGTGGGTACTATTCAGTGGAGACGGTTACACTTTTGGTGATCTTAAAAGTCCGTTATAGAGATAGAATTACAATTCTTAGGGGAAATCATGAAAGCCGTCAAATTACTCAAGT GTATGGCTTCTATGATGAATGCTTGAGAAAATATGGGAATGCCAATGTCTGGAAGTACTTTACCGACCTGTTTGATTATTTACCACTAACTGCCCTCATTGAGAGTCAG ATTTTCTGCTTGCATGGAGGCCTGTCACCTTCTTTGGATACGCTGGATAATATCCGTGCCTTGGACCGCATACAGGAG GTTCCGCATGAAGGACCAATGTGTGACCTCTTGTGGTCTGATCCAGATGATCGCTGTGGTTGGGGAATATCTCCACGTGGTGCTGGATACACATTTGGCCAGGATATTGCTGCTCAGTTCAATCATACCAATGGTCTCTCCCTGATATCTAGGGCTCACCAGCTTGTCATGGAAGGGTACAATTGGTGCCAG GAAAAGAATGTAGTGACCGTTTTTAGCGCTCCAAATTACTGTTACCGATGTGGGAATATGGCAGCCATATTGGAAATTGGAGAGAACATGGATCAGAATTTTCTGCAGTTTGATCCAGCTCCCAGGCAAATTGAGCCCGACACTACGCGGAAGACCCCAGACTATTTTTTGTGA
- the LOC107489061 gene encoding uncharacterized protein LOC107489061 isoform X2 — translation MNSANSPLVLPFLFFLVTSFFHDSLFRASAQKTDWINKENQNGNEFGERRGRVLMSFKEKPSGSNVTFECTPSGPCVPCLYSEKGDEKYRCGETGYRIPFKCLEIKDTIKGKEKINPREGRSLFEFSNNIETSDELSHVSGEFTTTQSQRHLLDDSSASDNKSHAYITYRSCIPPASGEKLSVLNFEAIMLFLLAISGSFIYLRKKKAVSVSGYTAVRSQTNSRF, via the exons ATGAATTCTGCAAATTCACCATTGGTTCTTCCattcctcttcttcctcgtcaCCTCTTTCTTCCATGATTCTCTCTTTCGCGCCTCAGCGCAGAAAAC GGATTGGATCAACAAAGAGAATCAAAATGGGAATGAGTTTGGGGAGCGAAGAGGTAGAGTTCTAATGAGCTTCAAAGAAAAGCCCTCAGGAAGTAACGTTACCTTTGAATGCACTCCTTCTGGTCCCTGCGTTCCATGCCTCTACTCCGAAAAG GGTGATGAGAAATATCGTTGCGGTGAAACTGGCTACCGTATTCCATTCAAATGCTTAGAAATCAAAGACACAATTAagggaaaagagaaaataaatccTCGTGAAGGGCGGTCTTTGTTTGAATTCTCCAACAATATCGAAACGTCAGACGAACTGTCACATGTTTCTGGAGAGTTTACTACTACGCAATCACAGAGACATTTGCTAGATGATTCGTCGGCTTCAGATAATAAATCACATGCTTACATCACTTATAGAAGCTGTATACCCCCAGCTAGTGGAGAGAAGTTGTCAGTTCTAAATTTTGAG GCGATCATGCTTTTTTTATTGGCCATTAGTGGATCATTCATATACCTGAGAAAGAAGAAGGCGGTTTCTGTTTCTGGCTATACAGCTGTAAGGTCTCAAACAAACTCGCGCTTTTGA